The window CACCGTCGGTGCCATGGGAATCGTCGGGCTGCTGGCGATCGGTATGACGACGCCCGCCGAGGCCGTCTCTGGCGCAGGCAGCTCCGCCGCCGCATCCGTCTCGATCGCGACCGGCTCGAAAGCCGGCACCTCGAGCGCGCTGTCGAGCGACGAGATCCAGGCGTACGTGGCTCCGGCCGATGCGCAGGTCACCGCCCTGAACCGCAGCGACTACTCCACGGCGTCGACCGCTGAGCTCGCCGCCGAGTCGGGCATCACGCACTACTCGAACTTCTTCACCAACAACGCGAACAGCCCGATCCAGTGGCCGTTCAAGGTGGGCGTCTCGATCAGCTACGGCTTCGGGATGCGTGACGGCACGATGCACGAGGGCCTGGACTTCACGCCTGGCGAGGGTGCCGAGATCCAGGCCGTCGCCGACGGCGTCGTGCGCACCGCGACGGAGAGCGGCGGCGGGTACGGCGTGATGATCATCATCGATCACATCATCGACGGCAAGCTCGTCTCGACCCGCTACGGCCACATGCAGTACGGCTCGCTGCAGGTGAAGACCGGCGACACCGTGAAGGTGGGTCAGTTCATCGGGCGTGTGGGCGACACCGGCCACTCGTTCGGTGCGCACCTGCACTTCGAGGTTCTCGACAACGGCACGACGGCGATCGACCCGCTGCCGTGGCTGCGTCAGCACGCCGGCGGCTGACCGGCCGTGTTTCGTCGGGGCCCTCGGCTCTGATATTCTTTTCTGGTTGCCCGGATTGCTCCGGGCAGCGCCCCGATAGCTCAGTGGCAGAGCACTTCCATGGTAAGGAAGGGGTCGTCAGTTCAATCCTGACTCGGGGCTCGCAGCATCCGGTGGTCCGCCGCCGGAACGTCGCGGCAGGGTAGCTCAGTTGGTGAGAGCGCACGACTCATAATCGTGAGGTCGCGGGTTCAAGCCCCGCTCCTGCTACCAAAGTACTCATACTCGAACAAATGACCTTGAGATAATGGTCTAGGCGTTCGGAATCAGAAGCGCCGGAGTTTTCTCCGGCGCTTCTTGTATTGGCGGACGTGCTGCGCGTGTTGAGCATAGCGTCGCGGAGATCAGCAACCAGGGGCTGGAACTCGCGGGCAACAGTGGACTGGTGGCCATCGTCGTCCACCCAGATGCGTGAGAAGAACGCGGCGAGGAGCTTGCGCTTGACGGCGCCGGTTGCTGCAGTGAAGAGGGCATCGGGTCGGGCCATCAGGTCGAGGTAGCTGAGCACCATCTCGGTGCGCTGCTGGAGCGACTCGGTGGTGGTGTCCAGGCTGGTGCGGATCTCGTGCTTCTTGACCTGCAAATTTCGGAGCCGCGTGCGGAGCTTGTCGGTGGCGAGTGCTCCGTCGGCAGCGAGATCGACGAGGCGTTCTTCTTGGACGTCGAGCTTCTTGAGTTCCTTCTGCAAGCGTGCACGCTGTTCGGCGTGACGGGAGAGGACGTGGCTCAGTGCGGCTTGCACTTCCCCTTTCGCTTCGTCGATGGCGTCGGGGGAGAGGCGGAGGCTGGCGAACTCCCGGGTGAGTGCGCGCTCGAGTTCGTTCGTCGGGAGATACGGCAGGTCGCAGAGACCGTCTTGGCGACCTCGGCAGAGGAAGTACTCGTAGACCTGGTTGGCGTGGTTCTTGGCCTCGGCGAAGATGAGGCGGTGTTCGCGTCCGACGTCGTGGCAGCGGCCGCAGTGCAGCATGCCTCGGGCGAAGTGGTTGTGGACGCGGTCACGCTGTCCCCTCTTCACACGGGCGTCGATGACCTGTTGGACACGGTCGAAGAGGTCTGGGGTGATGAGTGCCTCGTGTCTCCCCGGGTACACGTGTCCTTTGAAGGTGACCATCCCGAGGTAGTACGGGTCGCGGAGGATCTGGCCGAGTTGGCTGCGTGAGAGCGGACGCTCAGGCCACTTGCTGGACTTGCGTGTCGTGAGTCCCTGTTCGGCGAGCATGGCGGCCAGCTTTGAGGTGCTGTACTCGCCGGTCGCGTACTGCTCGAAGGCCCAGCGGATGAGTGGCGCGCGCTGTTCGTCGATGCTGATCGTGTTGACGAGCCGCCCGTCGAAGTCCTTGCGGTCATTGATGTAGCCGAGCTTGGCGCGACCGACGGTGCCGCCATTCTTAGCCTTGTTGAGCAGCTTCTGCTTGATGTCTTCACCGCT is drawn from Microbacterium binotii and contains these coding sequences:
- a CDS encoding M23 family metallopeptidase is translated as MAARPTPVWPSQRAETPVAEPELVLEVVPEPLAAADVTLSVSEPEAPVAEAPLTRRRARSLAQASVASATPIDVALDAIDDEPVALPVVDTVSVASETEASPAELPVADVATELDDEARVFAEAVLADEAEAHAIADEFEAAARLFSFTGETPIQVAAAAIADEPVAAHDAAEAAPAKRRRFSGAAFKRATAASATVGAMGIVGLLAIGMTTPAEAVSGAGSSAAASVSIATGSKAGTSSALSSDEIQAYVAPADAQVTALNRSDYSTASTAELAAESGITHYSNFFTNNANSPIQWPFKVGVSISYGFGMRDGTMHEGLDFTPGEGAEIQAVADGVVRTATESGGGYGVMIIIDHIIDGKLVSTRYGHMQYGSLQVKTGDTVKVGQFIGRVGDTGHSFGAHLHFEVLDNGTTAIDPLPWLRQHAGG
- a CDS encoding recombinase family protein, producing MSSDLEPHAAPGRRRTSFAGWEHLLGLDGSAPPEFDLGIQGQAVLYLRVSTQRQMFTAIDIDADGNSIATQREACLVRAKRVKAPVVKEFVEPGNSAQTIAKRPVFRELLQYVEEHPEVSFVVIYMRSRAFRNAGDAAITKRILAGMGVKLISAKEDFGDGYMAEAMEAVTDIMNEVQVRQSGEDIKQKLLNKAKNGGTVGRAKLGYINDRKDFDGRLVNTISIDEQRAPLIRWAFEQYATGEYSTSKLAAMLAEQGLTTRKSSKWPERPLSRSQLGQILRDPYYLGMVTFKGHVYPGRHEALITPDLFDRVQQVIDARVKRGQRDRVHNHFARGMLHCGRCHDVGREHRLIFAEAKNHANQVYEYFLCRGRQDGLCDLPYLPTNELERALTREFASLRLSPDAIDEAKGEVQAALSHVLSRHAEQRARLQKELKKLDVQEERLVDLAADGALATDKLRTRLRNLQVKKHEIRTSLDTTTESLQQRTEMVLSYLDLMARPDALFTAATGAVKRKLLAAFFSRIWVDDDGHQSTVAREFQPLVADLRDAMLNTRSTSANTRSAGENSGASDSERLDHYLKVICSSMSTLVAGAGLEPATSRL